DNA from Streptococcus parasuis:
AGCCTGTTTCTGTGTCTTCGACAGCTATATTTTCCTTGGCAAACTTGACCAATAAAAGATAAGTATAGTAGAAATCGCCTGCACAAGAGGCCGCATGCATGGTTGCTACCATGAAGTAAAGAGTGGTATTCATCATCCCAAATCCTGCTAACATGGTCAAGCCCAAACTAATCACAACAAAGGGAGCCAAGCTGATTACTAGCATTTGCATCCGATTGTAGAGCGAACCTGGACTGGTCGCATAGGCCATGCCCGATTTCCATTTAAACCCGTATTTGACAGGATTTTCAGGGCAAAAAATTTTAAAAAAGATGCCGTGGATAGCCTCATGTACAAC
Protein-coding regions in this window:
- a CDS encoding DUF3267 domain-containing protein, producing MEAKKKLFEVNIMENKKFVWGLNILAVALIFPFAFVFGMIGSWLIAKGSQYSELAVSEVWLLFPLYILLIVVHEAIHGIFFKIFCPENPVKYGFKWKSGMAYATSPGSLYNRMQMLVISLAPFVVISLGLTMLAGFGMMNTTLYFMVATMHAASCAGDFYYTYLLLVKFAKENIAVEDTETGLIIYQA